A segment of the Arachis hypogaea cultivar Tifrunner chromosome 5, arahy.Tifrunner.gnm2.J5K5, whole genome shotgun sequence genome:
AGGGGAAAAACAGAGTTCTTGTGGCTTAGGTATATGCAAAGAGCGAATGTGAGATAAATGTTATGACTGTGATGCATCGGAAACAATGATTGCTTAACATCTTCCCATCTTCCTACTTAGCTGAATTCAGTTAAGCCATATTGAACTGTTAGTCAAGCTTCTCAAGAAAATTCATTAACATGCAAAAATGATTTGATGACCGTTATcccatgaaaaatataaaatagatatcaTATTCTCTTGTCTAAACCAAATACATTACAATACTGATTGGTAACTGGTAGTTACAATTCACAAATACAAACTCATAATCTATAAGTAACACTCACTAGTACTTAGTTACAAATACACAACTcatatttaatttacttttaaaatttccCACACTCACTTCATGAACGACTTAGTTTTATCGATCGCTTGAAAGTAGTACTTCTGCATTATTTGCTTCCTGACTAGAATGATGTCGGCACATGGTCTCCGGTCCGCTATCAGTGAAAAGATAAGAAACCATTAACATCATTCAAAGTCCATAGGTTGAACAATATCTCATATCAACAAAAATTGAAGAAATAAGATCaacttgaaataaataaaaaagaatgtaTTACCAATCAAGCTAGTAGTTGCTGCATTTATCACCACCGTTGTCACCTTGACATAACTTTTTCTGTTATGTTGTTCAAGAACCGGAAGTAAGCATATCTCCATGAGCGATTGAAGAGGATAGTGCCAAAGATCCCCCAGAATCCGACAAAGAATCCCAATCCCATGCTTGCAAAGAATGCTTGAATAAAACCATCATTCTCATCTTGGGTTTTAACCACAGATTCTTGATGCCGTTCTTTTACAAAACACAGCTTTTCAAGAGGTAGCCCACAAAGACCTTGATTTTCTTCGTAGCTTGAGGCATTGAAACTCTGCAATTGTGTGCCAGTTGGAATTTGTCCAGACAAATTATTACGTGATAGATCCAACACAGAGAGAAAATTAATTTGTGCAAGACTAGAAGGAATGGAGCCAAATAAATGGTTTCTTGACAAATCAAGAGACTCCAATGATAACAACCTTCCAATTCTTGAAGGAATTTTTCCTGTCAAGTTATTTCTTGATAAATTCAATGAAACTAGCTCCACCAAATTCTCAAGTTCTGATGGAATGTCTCCTGACAAGTGATTACTTGAGAGATCAATACCTTTTAGAAGCAGCTCATCATTCTCAAATATGTGTTCTACACCTTTCCACATCAACAAAGCAATTATATCATAATTATACACATTCCTTCCACGAGTGCGGTTGACAATATAAGAATGATAATAATTGGAATCCGTTAAGAACCTTTCTTGGGTGGTCATTGCAGTGAAGTTAATGAAACATTTGGGAATTGGGCCCCACAGATGATTAACCGAGAGATCCAAGAAACGAATGCCATTTAGAGAACATAGAGATAATGGTATACTTCCAAAAAAGTGATTTTTCCGCAAGCTTAACATTTGCAGTTGTTGTAAGCTGCTTCCAATCCAAGAAGGAATGATTCCTGATAATTTGTTCTCTCCTGCATCCAGCATCTCTAAATTTTTGCAATGCTTCATCGAGAAAGGAAGCTCCCCCGTCAAGGTATTGTTTCTCAACATCAATACACGAAGCTCAAGAACTAGTCCTATTGAATTAGGAACTTTTCCAGAGAAATTATTGTTACTTAAATCTATATAGGCTAATGATTTAAAATTACCCCAACAATCAGGGATTTGGCCAGATATATAATTGTTTGAAATATCCAATTGGCCTAATCTTTCAGCTGAATTATTGGCACATAGAAATGAAGTCAAGTCTGAAAATTTGTTGTTGGATAGATCCAGGGACACAGCATTTCGTAAAAAAAGCGGGATTGAGCCTTCGAATTGATTTGCAGCTAGAGATATGGAAGGGTATTCTGTAAATCTTAATGGAAAATCTGGAATCACACCGCTGAGATTATTGTATGAAATGTTCATGCTCACTAGCCTTGTTGATAGAGCCCAAAACCAACTTGGAGTGATATCCGAAATGCCAGCATTGGAAATATCAAGCTGCATTAATCTTCTCTGTGTCTTCAACCATTTTGGAAAATAGGGACCCAATTTACAGTGCTGCAACATTATCGCTTGCAACTGAAAAGGTGGAATCCAGTCACGATTAATTTCCAAAACAAATGAGTTGCCAGATAAGCCCAAGACCTTCAACTTAGACAAATTATGAAACTGAGAGTTTGTGATCACCCCTTCCAAAGAGTTTGAGTTCATGGTCAATGTTTCCAACTGTGACGGAAATTGAATTCCTTCAGGAACCTTCCCATTTAGCTTATTTTCAGACAAATATAAATGTGTTAAAGATGGGAAAATTGAGATGTCAGGCAAGGTTCctttgaatttattatttctgAGATCCAAGTACTTGAGACTTGAGCATCCAGACAAGTGTTGCATTGCAACTGGAAGCTCTGCCGTCAAAGTGTTGTGGGACAAGTCTAATGATTCGAGACTACATATATTTCCAAAGGACTTTGGAATTCCACCTTCTATAGAGT
Coding sequences within it:
- the LOC112802945 gene encoding receptor-like protein EIX2, producing the protein MSVVMMRMNNLILIEAVLLFVTVDLLLVCATAAGGKVKCPERERQALLAFKAAMVDDYGILSSWKGRDCCHWNGVRCSNLTSHVISLDLHGHSIKNDYYSYLEERFLRGKIPSSLVELQHLRYLNLSFNPFEDYHIPEFFGNLTSLRYLDLSFCRFGGRIPTQFGSLPHLTYLNLNFNDLEGSIPYQLGNLSKLEYLNLDVNDFQGTIPSQLGNLSSLHELYLDGTRGSLKMNDDGQWLSTLTSLTNLDLTSILNLNNSYNWIQAISNISTLTELSLIDCALSDHFISSQTLRLSNFKFPNSLSSLDLSYNTFTPSLLFQWLSNVTSNLVELALDSSLLEGSTPATSNHFDITMQSLERLHISHYQITARDFKSFANICTLSSLWVFDSELTEDLESILHNLSAGCVTHSLQELYLGYKQMTGSIPDDLSIFPFLKELYLFQNQLRGKIPDNIRLPSQLKALSISSNSIEGGIPKSFGNICSLESLDLSHNTLTAELPVAMQHLSGCSSLKYLDLRNNKFKGTLPDISIFPSLTHLYLSENKLNGKVPEGIQFPSQLETLTMNSNSLEGVITNSQFHNLSKLKVLGLSGNSFVLEINRDWIPPFQLQAIMLQHCKLGPYFPKWLKTQRRLMQLDISNAGISDITPSWFWALSTRLVSMNISYNNLSGVIPDFPLRFTEYPSISLAANQFEGSIPLFLRNAVSLDLSNNKFSDLTSFLCANNSAERLGQLDISNNYISGQIPDCWGNFKSLAYIDLSNNNFSGKVPNSIGLVLELRVLMLRNNTLTGELPFSMKHCKNLEMLDAGENKLSGIIPSWIGSSLQQLQMLSLRKNHFFGSIPLSLCSLNGIRFLDLSVNHLWGPIPKCFINFTAMTTQERFLTDSNYYHSYIVNRTRGRNVYNYDIIALLMWKGVEHIFENDELLLKGIDLSSNHLSGDIPSELENLVELVSLNLSRNNLTGKIPSRIGRLLSLESLDLSRNHLFGSIPSSLAQINFLSVLDLSRNNLSGQIPTGTQLQSFNASSYEENQGLCGLPLEKLCFVKERHQESVVKTQDENDGFIQAFFASMGLGFFVGFWGIFGTILFNRSWRYAYFRFLNNITEKVMSR